One region of Pseudomonadota bacterium genomic DNA includes:
- a CDS encoding tetratricopeptide repeat protein, whose protein sequence is MEMKKEKIPIFKISCMAVLYFLIVVLFPVYVRAGTKIDLFEQVTSPFISQGKYSEAIKKLDKIIKKEPGNDQAYNFRAFSFSKLGNHQRAIEDYNKAIKINPKEASYYSLRGKEYADLGNNIQAIQDYNQALAMDPNNYHNYSSRGDAYASLEDYKRAIQDYDKALEIVSEFTEGFLLLATNGTRIHCYAGRAHAYSALGDYQKAIDDYSKIIDIELIDKGLPKDSAFLGLSYFFRGYAYSMLGNHQQAIADFNEAIRLKPDDVDAHKNRGLAYSMLGQYQRTIEDFNKVIRIKPDYALAYVFRGSTYGILGQHQRAIEDYNKAIEINPGDPFVYRGRGDAYIALGKEAQAVEDYKVAARLGDKYSQDILDRQAHQKENILKLTCSILGFEKLFIVKIKKKTVNGFSANITESRIDWNQSDLRMAIDRYTGQITATYDDGGGPSFGRCSKASEKKF, encoded by the coding sequence ATGGAAATGAAAAAGGAAAAAATACCTATTTTCAAAATATCCTGCATGGCTGTACTTTATTTTCTTATTGTAGTGTTGTTTCCCGTCTATGTCCGCGCTGGCACTAAGATCGATTTATTTGAACAAGTCACATCACCCTTTATCTCGCAAGGCAAGTATAGCGAAGCAATAAAGAAGCTTGACAAGATTATCAAGAAAGAACCCGGTAATGACCAGGCCTATAACTTCCGAGCATTCTCGTTTTCAAAGTTAGGAAATCATCAACGAGCTATCGAGGACTACAACAAAGCTATCAAAATAAACCCAAAGGAAGCAAGCTATTACAGTTTACGAGGCAAAGAATATGCTGATTTGGGTAATAATATTCAGGCTATTCAAGATTATAATCAAGCTCTTGCTATGGATCCTAATAATTATCACAATTACTCAAGTCGCGGAGATGCATATGCATCCTTAGAAGACTATAAACGTGCAATTCAGGACTACGATAAAGCGCTTGAGATAGTATCCGAATTCACGGAAGGTTTTCTTCTCCTCGCCACTAATGGTACTCGTATTCATTGCTATGCTGGTCGTGCCCATGCTTATTCTGCTCTCGGTGACTATCAAAAGGCTATTGACGACTATAGCAAAATTATAGATATAGAGCTTATAGATAAAGGGCTCCCTAAGGATTCCGCTTTTCTCGGTTTATCATACTTCTTCCGCGGTTATGCATATAGCATGTTGGGTAATCACCAGCAGGCAATCGCGGATTTCAATGAAGCTATACGCCTGAAACCGGATGATGTTGATGCACACAAGAACCGCGGGTTAGCATACAGTATGCTCGGTCAGTACCAGCGGACAATTGAGGATTTCAACAAGGTTATCCGTATCAAGCCTGATTATGCTTTGGCCTACGTCTTCCGGGGGTCAACATACGGGATCCTTGGTCAGCACCAGCGAGCTATAGAGGACTATAACAAGGCTATCGAGATAAACCCTGGTGACCCTTTTGTGTATAGAGGTCGTGGGGATGCATATATAGCTTTGGGTAAAGAAGCTCAGGCAGTTGAAGACTATAAGGTAGCGGCAAGACTGGGAGATAAATATTCACAAGACATTTTAGACCGGCAAGCCCATCAGAAAGAAAACATACTGAAGCTTACATGTTCTATACTTGGTTTCGAGAAGTTGTTTATCGTGAAAATAAAAAAAAAAACTGTTAATGGTTTTTCTGCAAATATTACTGAAAGCCGAATAGATTGGAATCAATCCGACCTTCGGATGGCAATTGATAGGTATACCGGACAGATTACCGCAACCTATGATGATGGTGGGGGTCCATCTTTTGGAAGATGTTCTAAGGCTTCTGAAAAGAAATTCTGA
- the ilvB gene encoding biosynthetic-type acetolactate synthase large subunit, with translation MKKTGSQILVESLRIEGVDNIFCYPGGATLYITDELYHASDIKQIIVRHEQGAVHASDGYARASGKVGVSLVTSGPGATNTVTGIATAYMDSIPLVIFSCQVNTMLIGNDAFQEADIIGITRPCTKHSYLVRDVNDLARIIKEAFYIAKSGRPGPVLVDIPKDVSANITEFKYPDKVAIRSYQPTYVGHIGQIKKAIKLIASSKRPVLYTGGGIISSGASTELLKFAEKLSIPVTNTLMGLGGFPGNNPLFLGMLGMHGTYAANMAITDSDLIIAIGARFDDRATGKVDEFASHAKIIHVDIDPTSISKNIKVDIPIVGDSRHVLKKMLDFIEEDKEGLKDYPATISEWTKQIQKWQKGYPLTYVRDGSLKPQYVIEKIYELTKGKAIIATEVGQNQMWTAQFYKFIKPRSILTSGGLGTMGYGFPAGIGAQVAFPGALVIDIAGDGSIQMNIQELATAVQFNLPVKVVILNNRYLGMVRQWQELFYEKRYAWTQMDHAPDFVKLAEAYGAAGYRIENEDEVETVLREAFKNGRPTLIDVRVNPDECVYPMVPAGAPLSEMLLV, from the coding sequence TTGAAAAAGACCGGTTCACAAATATTGGTAGAATCCCTTAGGATTGAAGGAGTGGATAATATCTTCTGTTATCCTGGCGGCGCAACCCTGTATATTACCGATGAGCTTTACCACGCTTCTGACATAAAGCAAATTATCGTAAGGCACGAACAAGGAGCGGTCCATGCATCAGATGGCTATGCAAGGGCGTCAGGTAAGGTCGGTGTATCTCTTGTAACATCAGGTCCCGGCGCAACTAATACTGTCACCGGCATTGCTACCGCCTATATGGATTCGATTCCGCTCGTGATTTTTTCGTGTCAGGTCAACACGATGCTCATTGGAAACGATGCCTTCCAAGAGGCCGACATTATTGGGATTACAAGGCCCTGCACAAAGCATAGTTATCTGGTAAGAGATGTCAATGACCTTGCAAGGATTATTAAGGAGGCTTTTTACATCGCAAAATCGGGAAGGCCTGGACCGGTGCTTGTTGATATACCGAAAGATGTTTCTGCAAATATAACGGAATTCAAATACCCTGACAAGGTGGCAATCCGCAGCTATCAACCCACATACGTCGGACATATAGGCCAGATAAAAAAAGCAATAAAGCTTATAGCCTCTTCAAAACGTCCGGTCCTTTACACGGGCGGTGGCATTATTTCGTCCGGGGCATCTACCGAACTCCTGAAATTTGCTGAAAAACTTTCCATACCGGTAACAAATACCCTTATGGGACTTGGCGGTTTTCCCGGCAACAACCCCTTGTTTCTCGGTATGCTCGGCATGCACGGGACGTATGCAGCAAATATGGCTATAACGGATTCTGATTTGATAATCGCTATCGGTGCAAGATTTGACGACAGGGCAACGGGCAAGGTTGATGAGTTTGCTTCACATGCAAAGATTATCCATGTTGATATTGATCCGACTTCAATCAGTAAGAACATTAAGGTGGATATACCCATAGTAGGTGACTCAAGGCATGTGCTCAAAAAAATGCTGGACTTTATTGAGGAAGACAAGGAGGGTCTCAAAGATTACCCGGCAACCATTTCCGAATGGACCAAACAGATACAAAAATGGCAGAAAGGATATCCCCTCACTTATGTAAGGGACGGCTCACTGAAACCGCAATATGTCATTGAGAAGATATACGAACTTACAAAAGGCAAAGCAATAATCGCAACCGAAGTGGGACAGAACCAGATGTGGACAGCCCAGTTTTATAAATTTATTAAGCCGAGAAGCATTTTAACATCAGGCGGTCTTGGTACCATGGGTTATGGGTTTCCGGCAGGCATAGGAGCACAGGTAGCCTTTCCCGGGGCGCTCGTTATTGACATTGCAGGTGACGGAAGCATTCAAATGAATATTCAGGAACTTGCAACAGCAGTTCAGTTCAATCTGCCGGTTAAGGTTGTCATATTGAACAACAGATACCTCGGGATGGTAAGACAATGGCAGGAGCTTTTTTATGAGAAGAGATACGCCTGGACACAGATGGACCATGCCCCTGATTTTGTAAAGCTTGCAGAGGCTTACGGAGCAGCCGGATACAGGATAGAAAACGAGGACGAGGTGGAAACGGTTTTAAGGGAAGCCTTTAAAAACGGCAGACCGACATTGATTGATGTTCGGGTGAACCCGGATGAATGCGTCTACCCTATGGTACCTGCCGGCGCACCGTTAAGTGAGATGCTTCTCGTTTAG
- the ilvN gene encoding acetolactate synthase small subunit: protein MRHTISVLVENEFGVLSRIAGLFSGRGFNIESLCVAETLDPTISTMTIVTNGNDAILEQILKQLNKLINVIKVIDFKDLDYVSREMVLVKVNADEKTREELLRIAEIFRGKIIDVSLKTYTIMITGDEEKLKAFLNLVRPLGIKELVRTGPIAMIRGDKTIKAREKYSKGGEDGQNVL from the coding sequence TTGAGACATACAATATCCGTACTTGTTGAAAATGAGTTTGGTGTACTTTCGAGAATTGCAGGTTTATTCAGTGGGCGGGGTTTTAATATTGAAAGCCTTTGCGTGGCTGAGACCCTAGACCCTACTATTTCTACCATGACCATTGTTACAAACGGGAACGATGCAATTCTTGAGCAGATATTAAAGCAGTTGAACAAATTGATCAATGTTATCAAGGTAATAGATTTTAAAGACTTGGATTATGTTTCCCGTGAGATGGTGCTTGTCAAGGTAAATGCCGATGAAAAGACAAGGGAAGAGCTATTAAGGATAGCAGAAATATTCAGAGGAAAGATCATCGATGTTTCCCTGAAGACATATACAATCATGATTACCGGGGATGAAGAAAAGCTGAAGGCATTTTTGAACCTTGTAAGACCGCTTGGCATTAAGGAACTTGTAAGAACAGGTCCGATTGCTATGATAAGAGGGGATAAGACTATAAAAGCAAGAGAAAAATACTCAAAAGGAGGAGAAGATGGCCAAAATGTATTATGA
- the ilvC gene encoding ketol-acid reductoisomerase translates to MAKMYYDKDADLGVLKGSKVAIIGYGSQGHAQAQNLRDSGVDVIVAELEGTPNYKIAKNHGFKPVSATQASKEANIIQILAQDNLQATLYKGEIEKNMKKGKTLVFSHGFNIHYNQIVPPADVDVIMVAPKGPGHLVRREFERGAGVPSLIAIYQDASGKAKKKALAYAKGIGATRAGVIETTFAEETETDLFGEQAVLCGGASELVKAGFDTLVEAGYQPEIAYFECLHELKLIVDLMYEGGISNMRYSISDTAEYGDITRGKRIISEETREEMRVILDEIQSGDFAREWILENMAGRPVYSSLKRIENEHLIEKVGKQLRSMMGWIGRKD, encoded by the coding sequence ATGGCCAAAATGTATTATGATAAAGACGCAGACCTTGGGGTTTTAAAAGGCTCTAAAGTGGCGATTATCGGGTATGGAAGTCAGGGACATGCCCAGGCGCAGAACCTGAGGGACAGCGGTGTTGATGTTATTGTTGCAGAACTTGAGGGTACCCCGAACTATAAAATTGCAAAAAATCATGGTTTCAAGCCGGTAAGTGCAACACAAGCATCAAAAGAAGCAAATATCATCCAAATACTTGCCCAGGACAATCTCCAGGCAACACTGTATAAAGGTGAGATAGAAAAGAACATGAAAAAAGGGAAAACCCTTGTGTTTTCACATGGATTCAATATTCATTATAATCAGATTGTACCCCCGGCCGATGTTGATGTAATTATGGTAGCACCCAAGGGCCCGGGACATCTTGTAAGAAGGGAATTTGAGAGGGGCGCAGGCGTTCCTTCATTAATAGCGATTTATCAGGATGCTTCAGGGAAGGCAAAGAAAAAGGCCCTTGCATATGCAAAAGGCATCGGCGCAACAAGGGCCGGTGTTATCGAAACCACCTTTGCGGAAGAGACTGAGACAGACCTCTTCGGGGAGCAGGCAGTGCTCTGCGGTGGAGCATCAGAACTTGTGAAAGCAGGGTTTGATACCCTTGTGGAAGCCGGTTATCAGCCTGAGATTGCCTACTTCGAATGCCTCCATGAGCTGAAACTTATCGTGGACTTGATGTATGAAGGCGGCATATCCAACATGCGGTATTCTATCAGCGATACGGCGGAATACGGCGACATTACGAGGGGCAAAAGGATAATATCCGAGGAAACACGGGAAGAGATGAGAGTAATTCTTGACGAGATTCAGAGCGGGGATTTTGCCAGAGAATGGATTCTTGAAAATATGGCAGGAAGACCTGTATATAGCTCCCTGAAAAGGATCGAAAACGAACATCTTATAGAAAAGGTAGGAAAACAATTACGGTCAATGATGGGGTGGATCGGGAGAAAAGATTGA
- a CDS encoding phosphatidylserine decarboxylase family protein, protein MPVAREGLTLIALSLVLTILFFLLDFKILAFAVCFFFLFCLFFFRNPKRHHSVNQNELISPADGKVMEVREIEEGEFLGRVSKRVSIFMSLADVHVNRAPCEGKVVKIEHRRGDFALAFKKDIDKENERNYILMEHGDERILLVQVAGFLARRITSYVKEGDVVKKGDPVGIIAFGSRVDIYVPKGYDIMVSSGNKVKAGITALAKKQGCA, encoded by the coding sequence ATGCCTGTTGCGAGGGAGGGGTTGACTCTAATAGCCCTTTCCCTCGTTCTTACAATACTGTTTTTTCTGCTCGATTTTAAGATTCTTGCCTTTGCCGTATGCTTTTTCTTTTTGTTCTGTCTATTTTTTTTCAGAAATCCGAAAAGGCATCATTCAGTCAACCAAAACGAGTTGATTTCCCCTGCCGACGGGAAGGTTATGGAGGTCAGGGAAATAGAAGAAGGCGAATTTTTGGGGAGGGTCTCAAAAAGGGTCAGCATATTCATGTCCCTGGCCGATGTACATGTTAACAGGGCTCCCTGCGAAGGAAAAGTTGTGAAAATAGAGCACAGGAGGGGAGACTTTGCTCTTGCCTTTAAGAAGGACATAGACAAAGAGAATGAAAGAAACTATATCCTTATGGAACACGGGGATGAAAGGATTCTCCTTGTACAGGTAGCAGGCTTTCTTGCAAGGCGTATCACCTCTTATGTAAAGGAAGGGGATGTTGTGAAAAAAGGCGACCCTGTGGGCATTATTGCCTTTGGTTCACGGGTGGACATTTATGTTCCTAAAGGATATGATATTATGGTATCATCAGGAAATAAAGTTAAAGCCGGGATAACTGCTCTGGCTAAAAAACAGGGGTGTGCATGA
- the pssA gene encoding CDP-diacylglycerol--serine O-phosphatidyltransferase — MRRRKGKGKGIYILPNLLTSASLFAGFYSIVATIDKKFAYAAIAIFVSSIFDMLDGRVARMTGSSSRFGVEYDSLSDLVAFGVAPGLLVYIWALKGYGRFGWLAAFLYVACGALRLARFNIQSDGMQKNQFLGLPIPAAATTIAGCVLFSSWLGHWGMDLKTILMPILIYILAFLMVSDVRYASFKEVAFFKGRPFRSTVAAILLLVVIFIEPEVTLFGLTFMYLLSGPIYTLLRRKKIILENANHSKDTLIDQGDHL, encoded by the coding sequence ATGAGGCGAAGAAAAGGTAAAGGTAAAGGAATATACATATTGCCGAATCTTTTAACATCAGCAAGCCTTTTTGCAGGTTTTTATTCTATTGTTGCAACTATTGACAAAAAGTTCGCCTATGCTGCTATTGCCATATTTGTATCAAGCATTTTCGATATGCTGGACGGTCGCGTAGCCCGTATGACAGGCTCGAGCAGCCGTTTCGGCGTCGAATATGATTCTTTATCCGACCTGGTAGCCTTCGGAGTAGCCCCTGGGCTCCTCGTATATATATGGGCGCTTAAAGGTTACGGAAGATTTGGCTGGCTGGCTGCATTCCTCTATGTGGCATGCGGTGCATTGAGGCTTGCGCGATTCAACATACAATCCGACGGGATGCAGAAAAATCAGTTTCTGGGGCTACCCATACCTGCAGCGGCCACAACTATTGCAGGTTGCGTGCTTTTCAGTTCATGGCTGGGCCACTGGGGTATGGATCTAAAGACAATACTTATGCCTATTTTGATATACATTCTTGCATTCCTCATGGTAAGCGACGTCCGGTATGCAAGTTTCAAAGAGGTAGCATTTTTCAAGGGAAGGCCGTTCCGTTCCACTGTGGCTGCTATTTTGCTTCTTGTGGTAATATTTATAGAACCGGAAGTAACGCTTTTCGGACTAACGTTTATGTACCTTCTGTCGGGTCCGATATATACCCTTCTCAGGAGAAAGAAGATTATTCTTGAGAATGCTAATCACTCAAAAGATACGCTAATAGATCAAGGTGATCATCTATAA
- a CDS encoding HAD-IA family hydrolase, which yields MKTNQPETQNLIPDIAPKKAQWQIDCVIYDCDGVLFDSLETNDRLYSHIAISMGRSPLSKDELQYCHTHTVFESIHLLFQNDGELEKKALNFWKNDIDLNEFLMYLKMECNLIETLTILKERGILRAISTNRTTTMKQIMVQFNLTPYFDMVVTALDVKPKPDPESVEKILRELNVDKARVLYIGDSEVDQKISASSGVKFIAYKNSEMAADGFIDDHLDLLAYLLSD from the coding sequence ATGAAAACAAACCAACCCGAAACCCAAAACCTAATACCCGACATTGCCCCGAAGAAGGCCCAATGGCAAATTGATTGCGTTATATACGACTGTGACGGGGTGCTTTTTGACTCCCTTGAAACTAATGATAGACTATACAGCCATATAGCAATATCTATGGGGAGATCCCCGCTCTCAAAAGATGAACTGCAATACTGCCATACCCATACTGTTTTTGAATCCATTCATCTTCTTTTCCAAAATGATGGTGAATTGGAAAAGAAGGCCCTGAATTTCTGGAAGAACGATATTGACCTGAATGAGTTTCTCATGTACCTAAAAATGGAGTGCAATCTCATTGAGACATTAACTATATTGAAGGAGAGAGGTATACTGCGGGCTATCAGCACAAACAGGACAACAACAATGAAACAAATCATGGTGCAATTCAATCTTACGCCTTATTTTGATATGGTGGTTACTGCGCTGGATGTAAAACCAAAACCTGACCCTGAGTCTGTCGAAAAAATATTGAGGGAATTAAACGTAGACAAGGCGAGAGTTCTTTATATCGGAGACTCCGAGGTTGATCAAAAAATTTCCGCTTCTTCAGGCGTCAAATTTATCGCATATAAAAATAGCGAAATGGCGGCAGACGGTTTTATAGATGATCACCTTGATCTATTAGCGTATCTTTTGAGTGATTAG
- a CDS encoding HAD family hydrolase has protein sequence MISVSIPGWGDLDIEYLVIDYNGTCATDGKLKEGVKELLEKVSRYIKIFIITADSYESVDSEINIIGFKVLKVKKEGSGIEKARIIKELGPEKVVAIGNGANDVMMLKEASLGIGVIGEEGCSKDILKEADLVVKDVTHALNIVLHPERLVATLRD, from the coding sequence ATGATAAGTGTTTCCATTCCTGGATGGGGTGACCTTGACATAGAATATCTTGTTATTGATTACAACGGGACCTGTGCTACTGACGGGAAGCTTAAAGAAGGTGTGAAAGAATTACTCGAAAAGGTTTCGAGATATATAAAAATATTTATAATAACGGCCGATTCTTACGAAAGTGTGGATAGCGAGATTAATATAATAGGATTTAAAGTCCTAAAGGTAAAAAAGGAAGGAAGCGGCATCGAAAAGGCAAGGATAATAAAAGAGCTCGGACCTGAGAAGGTGGTGGCTATTGGGAACGGGGCAAATGATGTGATGATGCTTAAAGAAGCATCGCTTGGAATCGGAGTTATCGGAGAAGAAGGTTGTTCAAAGGATATATTGAAAGAAGCTGACCTTGTTGTGAAAGATGTTACGCATGCCCTGAATATCGTTTTACATCCTGAAAGGCTTGTAGCGACATTGAGAGACTGA
- the secA gene encoding preprotein translocase subunit SecA, which translates to MIGNILKKIIGTKNERELKRIQPIVEQTASFEEKLKGFSDDELKRQTPLFKERIEQGEDLDTILPEAFATVRETAKRVINMRHFDVQIIGGVVLHEGKIAEMATGEGKTLAATLPVYLNALNSLGVHVVTVNDYLAKRDAEWMGPVYKFLGLSVGVILNHIDDDERKTAYACDVTYGTNNEFGFDYLRDNMKYSLEDFVQRGYSYAIVDEVDSILVDEARTPLIISGPSEESTDKYYKINRFMHQLKKEKDFMIDEKARSAYLTEEGVAKIERLINIENLYDPKHVDLLHHVNQALKAHNLFARDVDYIVKDGKVVIVDEFTGRLMSGRRFSDGLHQALEAKENVKIEGENQTLATVTFQNYFRMYKKLAGMTGTADTEAVEFKKIYNLDVMVMPTNRQLIRTNYPDVIYRTEKEKFKAVVSEIEELHKQGRPVLVGTLSIDKSERVSEMLKRKGVPHHVLNAKIHEREAEIVAQAGRLKAVTISTNMAGRGTDILLGGNPEFLALSMCKGLKGTEEYEQSLVEAKKVCEKDKAEVIRLGGLHILGTERHESRRIDNQLRGRSGRQGDPGSSRFYVSLEDEIMRIFGSEKVSPMLGKLGMKEDMPIEHPFITKAIENAQNRVEGHNFEIRKYLLEYDNVMNKQRETVYSMRMEMMDSSDVQEKILDMIDETCEGLVNEYAPEKVYPEEWDISSLKMHIYETFFFHIDLDAIDFKTITKAGLLDMVRERVTAVYQNKEKTFGEDEIRALERFISLHSLDGHWKEHLLSLDHLKEGIGLRGYGQKDPLREYQRESFELFLDMLEKVRLDTTRKLYAVQPAKEELVHEEPVIFMNRGDGTVLQQAEKQKDKKIGRNDPCPCGSGKKYKKCCGK; encoded by the coding sequence ATGATTGGTAATATTCTTAAAAAAATCATAGGCACTAAAAACGAACGGGAATTGAAGAGGATTCAGCCCATTGTGGAACAGACGGCAAGCTTCGAGGAGAAGCTTAAGGGCTTTTCCGATGATGAGTTGAAACGGCAAACCCCGTTGTTTAAAGAAAGGATAGAACAGGGCGAAGACCTCGATACAATTCTTCCGGAAGCATTTGCAACTGTCCGGGAGACGGCAAAGCGGGTAATCAATATGCGGCACTTTGATGTGCAGATTATCGGCGGTGTTGTCCTTCATGAAGGAAAGATTGCCGAGATGGCAACGGGCGAAGGGAAAACCCTTGCCGCTACCCTTCCGGTATATTTGAATGCCCTTAACAGTCTTGGTGTTCACGTGGTTACCGTGAATGACTACCTTGCAAAAAGGGATGCCGAGTGGATGGGACCTGTTTACAAATTTCTTGGTCTTTCAGTAGGCGTAATTCTTAACCATATTGATGATGATGAGAGAAAGACTGCCTATGCCTGTGATGTAACGTATGGAACAAACAATGAATTTGGTTTTGATTACTTAAGGGACAATATGAAATACTCCCTCGAGGACTTTGTCCAGAGGGGTTACAGCTATGCAATCGTAGACGAGGTAGACAGCATACTTGTAGACGAGGCACGGACGCCCCTTATTATTTCCGGGCCTTCAGAAGAATCTACGGACAAATATTACAAGATCAACAGGTTCATGCATCAACTCAAAAAAGAAAAAGACTTCATGATTGACGAGAAGGCAAGAAGCGCCTATCTGACAGAAGAAGGTGTTGCAAAGATTGAGCGACTTATCAATATTGAGAACCTCTATGACCCGAAACATGTTGATCTTCTTCACCATGTTAATCAGGCGTTAAAGGCACATAACCTGTTCGCCAGAGATGTAGACTACATCGTGAAGGACGGGAAAGTTGTTATTGTTGATGAATTTACAGGCAGGCTCATGTCGGGCAGGCGTTTCAGCGACGGGCTTCACCAGGCTTTAGAGGCTAAAGAGAATGTGAAGATCGAGGGAGAAAACCAGACCCTTGCAACAGTAACCTTTCAGAATTACTTCAGGATGTATAAGAAACTTGCAGGCATGACAGGCACTGCCGACACCGAGGCTGTTGAGTTTAAAAAGATTTATAACCTTGATGTTATGGTAATGCCTACGAACAGACAACTCATAAGAACCAATTATCCTGATGTTATTTATAGAACAGAGAAAGAGAAATTCAAAGCAGTTGTAAGCGAGATCGAGGAACTTCATAAGCAGGGGAGACCTGTGCTTGTTGGAACCCTGTCAATAGACAAATCAGAGCGGGTATCGGAGATGCTGAAAAGAAAGGGGGTACCTCATCACGTTCTCAACGCCAAAATCCACGAGAGAGAGGCAGAAATTGTTGCTCAGGCAGGAAGACTAAAGGCGGTCACTATTTCCACAAACATGGCCGGAAGAGGCACGGACATTCTCCTTGGAGGCAATCCCGAGTTTCTCGCCCTTAGCATGTGTAAAGGGCTGAAAGGTACGGAAGAGTATGAACAGTCCCTGGTTGAAGCAAAAAAAGTCTGCGAAAAAGATAAAGCAGAGGTTATAAGACTCGGCGGTCTTCATATCCTTGGCACGGAAAGGCATGAATCAAGAAGGATTGACAATCAGTTGAGGGGGAGATCGGGCAGGCAGGGCGATCCCGGATCTTCGAGATTTTATGTTTCTCTGGAAGATGAAATTATGAGAATCTTCGGTTCTGAGAAGGTTTCGCCGATGCTCGGGAAGCTCGGCATGAAGGAGGATATGCCCATTGAACACCCCTTTATCACCAAGGCCATAGAGAATGCACAAAACAGGGTTGAGGGACACAACTTTGAAATAAGAAAATACCTCCTTGAGTATGATAATGTTATGAACAAACAGAGAGAAACCGTATATAGCATGAGAATGGAGATGATGGACAGCTCCGATGTACAGGAAAAGATCCTTGATATGATTGATGAGACATGCGAAGGCCTTGTCAATGAATATGCCCCTGAAAAGGTGTACCCTGAAGAGTGGGATATTTCCTCTTTAAAGATGCATATATACGAAACCTTCTTTTTCCATATTGACCTTGATGCAATAGACTTCAAGACCATTACAAAGGCAGGTTTGCTCGATATGGTGAGAGAAAGGGTGACCGCTGTTTATCAAAATAAGGAAAAGACCTTTGGCGAGGATGAAATACGTGCACTGGAGCGGTTTATTAGCCTGCATTCTCTCGATGGCCATTGGAAAGAGCATCTGCTGTCTCTTGACCACTTAAAAGAGGGGATCGGTCTCAGGGGTTACGGACAGAAAGACCCCCTCAGAGAATATCAGAGAGAGAGCTTTGAATTATTTCTCGATATGTTGGAGAAGGTAAGGCTTGATACGACGAGAAAACTGTATGCAGTGCAACCGGCAAAGGAAGAATTGGTTCACGAAGAACCCGTAATATTTATGAATAGAGGGGACGGAACTGTCCTGCAACAGGCGGAAAAACAAAAGGATAAAAAGATCGGAAGGAACGACCCCTGCCCTTGCGGTAGCGGGAAGAAGTATAAAAAGTGCTGCGGGAAGTAG